A single genomic interval of Sinorhizobium garamanticum harbors:
- a CDS encoding circularly permuted type 2 ATP-grasp protein, translated as MAKKQTAEATEKDRLDGDPAFGYRALPGIADEMLDPDGNVRPVWQRLLSALGRMDETDLANRFARADRYLRDAGVFYRAYGGRESSERSWPLSHIPVLIDEAEWAVVSQGLIQRAELLERVVADIYGENRLVQEGLLPPALVASNPEFLRPLVGVKPADGHFLHFCSFEIGRGPDGNWWVLSDRTEAPSGAGFALENRVATTRAFSDLYAETHVHRLAGFFGAFRDTLQARKQYPDDRIAVLSPGIANETYFEHAYIARYLGFMLLEGEDLTVVGGRVMVRTVAGLKPVGVLWRRLDAAFADPLELNQSSHIGTPGIVEALRAGSVSIVNALGTGILETRAFLAFMPAICRHLLGEEQKLPSIATWWCGQQSERDNVAGNVERMVIGPAYSTRPFFDDNGQSVLGTSLCEDGTSVSEWLGTGGGKLVGQEVVTLSTTPAWVRGRLTPRPMSLRVFAARTRDGWQIMPGGFARIGSGDDVAAIAMKAGGTAADVWIVSDKPVERTTLLPAEESFTRNMPGSLPSRAADNLFWLGRYIERAEGALRILRAWHGRFAEAADPNMPLLKDVTDYLAALDINARQPVPNSLLANIDSALFSAGNIRDRFSPDGWLALNDLSKTARKFHATVQAGDDATHAMTILLRKLAGFAGLVHENMYRFTGWRFLSIGRYIERGLHMTRLLGHMSGPEAPDGAYDMLLEIGDSVMTHRRRYNVNTAALTVTDLLALDPLNPRSVLYQLNEIKTEVELLPNAFVNGQMSPFYRETMRLHSGLAVMTPEAMTATVYKQLERDLERLSDLLAQTYLG; from the coding sequence ATGGCGAAGAAACAGACGGCAGAGGCGACAGAGAAGGATCGGCTCGACGGCGACCCGGCGTTCGGCTATCGCGCCCTTCCCGGAATCGCCGATGAGATGCTCGATCCGGACGGCAATGTCCGGCCGGTCTGGCAGCGGCTGCTCTCGGCGCTTGGCCGCATGGACGAGACGGATCTCGCCAACCGCTTTGCCCGCGCCGACCGCTATTTGCGCGATGCCGGTGTCTTTTATCGAGCCTATGGCGGCCGGGAGAGTTCGGAACGAAGCTGGCCGCTCTCCCATATCCCCGTTCTGATCGACGAGGCGGAATGGGCCGTCGTTTCGCAGGGGCTGATCCAGCGTGCCGAACTGCTCGAACGCGTGGTCGCCGATATCTACGGCGAGAACCGGTTGGTCCAGGAGGGCCTGCTCCCCCCCGCCCTCGTCGCCTCCAATCCGGAGTTCCTGCGCCCGCTGGTCGGTGTCAAACCGGCCGATGGACATTTCCTGCACTTCTGCTCCTTCGAGATCGGACGCGGGCCAGATGGCAATTGGTGGGTGCTTTCCGACCGCACCGAGGCTCCCTCCGGCGCCGGCTTCGCGCTGGAAAACCGCGTTGCGACGACGCGCGCCTTTTCCGACCTCTATGCCGAAACCCACGTGCACCGATTGGCGGGCTTCTTCGGCGCCTTCCGCGACACGCTGCAGGCCCGAAAGCAATATCCGGACGATCGGATAGCCGTTCTCTCGCCCGGCATTGCCAATGAGACCTATTTCGAACACGCCTATATCGCCCGCTACCTCGGCTTCATGCTGCTCGAGGGCGAGGACCTGACGGTCGTCGGCGGCCGGGTCATGGTGCGCACGGTTGCCGGCCTCAAGCCTGTCGGCGTGCTCTGGCGCCGTCTCGACGCGGCCTTCGCCGATCCGCTCGAACTCAATCAGTCCTCCCATATCGGCACGCCCGGGATCGTCGAGGCGCTGAGGGCCGGCTCCGTCTCGATCGTCAATGCGCTCGGCACAGGCATCCTGGAAACCCGCGCCTTTCTCGCCTTCATGCCGGCGATCTGCCGTCACCTCCTTGGCGAGGAGCAAAAGCTGCCGTCGATCGCCACCTGGTGGTGCGGGCAGCAGTCCGAACGCGACAATGTCGCCGGCAATGTCGAGCGCATGGTGATCGGCCCCGCCTATTCGACCCGCCCCTTCTTCGACGACAACGGGCAGTCGGTCCTCGGCACGTCGCTCTGCGAGGACGGCACCTCGGTTTCGGAATGGCTTGGAACCGGTGGCGGCAAGCTGGTGGGACAGGAGGTCGTCACGCTGTCGACGACGCCCGCCTGGGTGCGCGGCCGCCTGACGCCGCGGCCGATGAGCTTACGGGTCTTTGCCGCCCGCACGCGCGACGGCTGGCAGATCATGCCGGGCGGTTTCGCGCGCATCGGTTCCGGCGACGACGTGGCAGCGATCGCGATGAAGGCGGGCGGCACGGCCGCCGATGTCTGGATCGTCAGCGACAAGCCTGTCGAACGCACGACGCTGCTGCCAGCCGAGGAAAGCTTCACGCGCAACATGCCAGGCAGCCTGCCAAGCCGCGCGGCTGACAATCTCTTCTGGCTCGGCCGCTATATCGAGCGGGCGGAAGGCGCTCTCAGAATCCTGCGCGCCTGGCACGGACGCTTCGCCGAAGCCGCCGACCCGAACATGCCGCTTCTGAAGGACGTCACCGACTATCTGGCCGCTCTCGACATCAACGCGCGCCAACCTGTGCCCAATAGCCTGCTTGCCAATATCGACAGTGCGCTCTTCAGCGCCGGCAATATCCGCGACCGATTCTCGCCCGACGGGTGGCTGGCTCTCAACGATCTGTCGAAGACGGCGCGCAAGTTCCACGCGACCGTGCAGGCCGGCGACGACGCCACGCATGCGATGACCATTCTGTTGCGCAAGCTTGCTGGCTTTGCCGGTCTCGTCCACGAAAATATGTATCGCTTCACCGGCTGGCGTTTCCTGTCGATCGGCCGCTACATCGAGCGCGGCCTCCACATGACGCGCTTGCTTGGGCACATGTCGGGACCCGAAGCCCCGGACGGTGCCTATGACATGCTGCTCGAGATCGGCGACAGCGTCATGACCCACCGCCGCCGCTATAACGTCAACACGGCAGCGCTGACCGTCACAGACCTGCTTGCCCTCGATCCGCTCAATCCGCGCTCGGTTCTTTATCAGTTGAACGAGATCAAGACCGAGGTGGAGCTCTTGCCGAACGCATTCGTCAACGGTCAGATGTCACCCTTCTACCGCGAGACGATGCGGCTTCATTCCGGCCTTGCGGTGATGACGCCAGAGGCAATGACCGCGACCGTCTACAAGCAGCTCGAACGGGACCTGGAACGGCTGTCCGACCTGCTCGCGCAAACCTATCTCGGCTGA
- a CDS encoding transglutaminase family protein, producing MLYDINLKITYGYEVPVAGGRHLVRVLPASIPGRQRLVVGSISCQPTPGERVESVDFFANPTTSIHFRSVHDSLAIRMQARVQVEAQALTADLSPPLAGLPSQLAACWSVDAESPHHFVGPSPLLPDAPEIAAYARAIASEGMTVRQIGAAICERVHRDFVYDTEATTVNTKAAEAFKLKRGVCQDFAHVMIVALRSLGIPAGYVSGFLRTLPPPGQERLEGADAMHAWVRFWCGTAGGWMELDPTNNIPAGMDHIVVGHGRDYGDVAPVIGILKSYGSHTTEQAVDVIPVG from the coding sequence ATGCTCTACGACATCAACCTGAAGATCACCTACGGCTACGAGGTCCCCGTCGCCGGCGGACGCCATCTCGTACGCGTGTTGCCGGCCTCGATCCCGGGTCGTCAACGGCTTGTCGTCGGCTCGATAAGCTGCCAGCCGACCCCGGGCGAACGGGTCGAAAGCGTGGATTTCTTCGCCAACCCCACCACGTCCATCCATTTCCGTTCGGTGCACGACAGCCTCGCCATTCGCATGCAGGCACGCGTTCAGGTCGAAGCGCAGGCGCTCACCGCCGATCTTTCCCCGCCTCTCGCCGGCCTGCCGTCGCAGCTTGCCGCCTGCTGGTCGGTCGATGCGGAGTCTCCGCACCATTTCGTCGGTCCGAGCCCCCTCCTGCCGGACGCCCCGGAGATCGCCGCCTATGCACGCGCGATCGCCAGTGAGGGAATGACCGTGCGGCAGATCGGGGCGGCGATTTGCGAACGCGTCCATCGCGACTTCGTCTACGATACCGAGGCCACGACCGTGAACACGAAGGCTGCCGAAGCCTTCAAGCTCAAGCGCGGTGTCTGCCAGGACTTTGCGCATGTGATGATCGTCGCACTTCGCAGTCTCGGCATCCCGGCGGGCTATGTCAGCGGATTCCTCAGAACCTTGCCGCCACCAGGCCAGGAACGGCTGGAAGGCGCCGACGCGATGCATGCCTGGGTCCGCTTCTGGTGTGGCACCGCGGGCGGCTGGATGGAACTCGACCCGACGAACAATATTCCGGCCGGCATGGATCACATCGTCGTAGGCCACGGCCGCGACTATGGCGACGTCGCGCCCGTCATCGGCATACTCAAGAGCTATGGCAGCCATACGACGGAA